Below is a window of Streptomyces qaidamensis DNA.
CTGGCGCTGGTCGGCGGGGCCACGGGCCTGATCGGCGACCCGCGCCCGACCGCGGAGCGCACGCTGAACGACCCGGAGACGGTCACCGGCTGGGTCGCGAAGCTGCGCGCCCAGATCGAGCCGTTCCTGGACTTCGAGGGCGAGAACGCGGCCGTCATGGTCAACAACCTCGACTGGACGGAGAACCTCTCCGCGATCGAGTTCCTCCGGGACATCGGCAAGCACTTCCGCGTCAACAAGATGCTGACGAAGGACTCCGTGGCCCGGCGCCTGGAGTCCTCCGAGGGCATCAGTTACACGGAGTTCAGCTACCAGCTGCTCCAGGGCATGGACTTCCTCCAGCTGTACCGGCGCTACGGCTGCACGCTGCAGCAGGGCGGCAGCGACCAGTGGGGCAACCTCACGGCGGGCCTGGACCTGATCCACCGCCTGGAGCCCGACGCGACCGCGCACGCGCTGGCGACGCCGCTGATGACCAAGGCGGACGGCACCAAGTTCGGCAAGACCGAGGGCGGCGCCGTCTGGCTCGACCCGGAGATGACGACGCCGTACGCGTTCTACCAGTTCTGGCTGAACGTGGACGACCGGGACATCTCCCGGTACATGCGCATCCTGTCCTTCCGTTCCCGCGAGGAGCTGGAGGAGCTGGAGCGGCAGACCGAGGAGCGTCCGCAGGCCCGGGCCGCGCAGCGCGCCCTGGCCGAGGAACTGACGACGCTGGTGCACGGCGCCGGTCAGACGGCCGCCGTGATCGCCGCGTCCAAGGCCCTCTTCGGGCAGGGCGAGCTGGCGGAGCTCGACGAGAGGACGCTGGCCGCGGCCCTCTCGGAGGTGCCGCACGTCCAGGTCGCCGAGCTCGGCCCGGCCGTGGACCTGTTCGCCGAGGTCGGCCTGGTGGCCAGCAAGTCGGCCGCGCGCCGCACGGTCAAGGAGGGCGGCGCCTACGTGAACAACGTCAAGGTCGCCGGCGAGGACGCCGTCCCCGCCAAGGAGGACCTACTGCACGGCCGCTGGCTGGTGCTGCGCCGGGGCAAGAAGAACCTGGCGGCGGTCGAGGTCACGGGCGTCTGAGAGCGGCGTTCGTACAGCGAGCAGAGGAAGGGGGCGGTCTCCGGTGCCGGAGACCGCCCCCTTCGCCGTGCGCCCCGTTATGCCCTGCGTTTGTCTCCCCTGACCGCCGTCCAGGCCCGGTCGCCGAGACCGACGAGGATGACCGCCATCACCAGCTGGAAGACGTGCCGCCACCAGTCGATCCCTGATGTGGCGTCGATACCGGCCGCCCGGGCGATGGCGTTGCCGGCGATGGCGCCGATCATGCCCAGGATGACGGTCAGCCACAGGGGAACGTGTTGTTTGCCCGGAATGATCGCCTTGGCGATCAGGCCGAGTACCAGTCCTACGATGATCGCCCACAACCAGCCCATCGCTGCCTCCCTCGTGCGGCTCGACGTGAGCACTACGGCCAGTCTCGGCCCAGGTGCCGTACGCCGCATGCCGGGACGGGCCGTACGTGCTCCGGCGCAGGCCGCTCGTCCGGTCGGTGCGCCACCCGGTCTCGTGACCGGGGCGGCCGCGGCGTAACGTGGGAACTGTCCCGGCCAGGCCCCCCGGCCGGCCGAGGGCGGCTACGGGGCGGGGAGAGACCGATACGGGCGGATGGTGGAATGCGATGCGGAAGCAGCATGGCGGCGGCAACGTCCAGGTTTTCCGGATCACCGGCGCCCGGACCGGGCTCCAGGAGGACGTGCGCGGGCGGCAGCGCCGGTACGTGATCTCGATGACGGTCCGCACGATCTCGGTGATCCTCGCGGCCACGTTGTGGAACGTCGAACGGCACGTGGCCATCGTGGCGTTGGTGCTCGGGCTGGTGCTGCCGTACGTCGCCGTGGTGATCGCGAACGCAGGGCGCGAGAACGCGCCGTCTCTGCCGTCGACGTTCGTGGCGCCGCCGGTGCGTCCGATGATCTCGCCGCCGGCTCCGGGTGACGGGCCGGCGGAATCCGGTGCGGAAGACGCCGTGTCCGAGCCGGTGCCGGGTGGGCGGGGCGAGACGCCCGAGCGGTAGGGACACCGGGGGGAGATCACCGGTGATCCCGGAGGGAAGTCATCTTCCCGCCAAGCTCAAGAAAAGCTCAGATCAATCATGTTGTTCCAGTGCCGGGCCCGGGGTGATGCGTGACATACTTCGTACGCGCTCCGCATCCCCCGTCGGAGCGACGGACCGACGCCGGGCAGCTCCCCCCGTGGCTGCTCGGCGTCGCCTTTTCTGTGAGACGAAGCTGTGAGTGACGAGACGCCCATCTGTTCCGCGAAGGGCTGCCGGACCGAGGCCGTGTGGGTCCTGGCGTGGAACAACCCGAAGATCCATACGCCGGAGCGGCGCAAGACGTGGCTGGCCTGTGAGGAGCACCGCGAGCACTTGTCGCAGTTCCTCGGCGTGCGGGGGTTCCTGAAGGACGTGGTCCTGCTCAAGGAGTGGGAAGAGACCCGCTAGGCGTCAGCCGCCGATCGCCGACATCGGCCGGTCGGGCTGCACGAACGTCGGGTCGTCCAGGCCCGCTCCCGCCTTCTTGCCCCACATCGCCAGGCGCCAGATACGGGCGATCTCCTCGTCGGGGGCGCCGGAGCGCAGGGCGGCGCGCAGGTCGGTCTCCTCCCGGGCGAACAGGCAGGTGCGGACCTGACCGTCGGCGGTCAGGCGGGTGCGGTCGCAGGCCGAGCAGAACGGGCGGGTGACGGAGGCGATGACGCCGACCACATGCGGGCCGCCGTCCACCAGCCAGCGCTCCGCCGGGGCCGAGCCGCGCTTCTCCTCGCCCTCGGCCGTCAGCTCGAAGCGCGTGCGCAGGGAGGCCAGGATGTCCCCCGCGGTGATCATGCCGTCGCGCTTCCAGCCGTGCTGGGCGTCCAGCGGCATCTGCTCGATGAAGCGCAGCTCGTAGTCGTGCTCCACGGCCCAGGCCAGGAGGTCCGGGGCCTCGTCGTCGTTGAGGCCCGGCATCAGGACCGAGTTGACCTTGACCGGGGTCAGGCCCGCGTCACGGGCGGCGTACAGGCCCTCGATGACGTCCTTGTGGCGGTCGCGGCGGGTGAGGGTCTTGAAGACCTCCGGGCGCAGGGTGTCCAGGGAGACGTTGACCCGGTCCAGGCCCGCTGTCTTCAGGGCCGCCGCCGTGCGCTTGAGGCCGATGCCGTTGGTCGTCAGCGACATCTGGGGGCGCGGGTCAAGAGCGGCGACGCGCTCGACGATGCCGACGAGGCCCGGGCGGAGCAGCGGCTCGCCGCCGGTGAAGCGCACTTCCTCGATGCCGAGGGAGGTGACCGCGATGTCGATCAGGCGGACGATCTCGTCGTCCGTGAGCAGGTCCGGCTTGGCCAGCCACTGCAGGCCCTCCTCGGGCATGCAGTACGTACAGCGCAGATTGCACCGGTCGGTCAGTGAGACCCTCAGGTCGGTGGCCACCCGGCCGTAGGTGTCGATGAGCACGTGGGCCCCCTCCCTCGTCGCGGATCGTGCGTACGGCACTGCTTTCTCCGACACCCGCGAGCCTACGCGACCCCACCGACAACGCCACAGGCCCGATCCCACCACGCGGGACGCGGCCGTGCCGCAGGGACCTGGAGGTTCCTACGACTCGGCCGCGCGGGAGGGGTCGGGATCAGTGGGCTCCGGTGCCGGTCAGGGACCGGACCTCCAGCTCCGCGTACTTCTTGGCGTCGGGCTCCTCCTTGGACAGGACCGTGCCGAGCCAGCCCATGAGGAAGCCGAACGGGATGGAGATGATGCCCGGGTTCTTCAGCGGGAACCAGGCGAAGTCGACCTCGGGGAACATCGCCTTGGGGTCGCCGGAGACGACGGGCGAGAACAACACCAGGCCGACGGCGACGATCAGACCCCCGTAGATCGACCACAGGGCGCCCTGCGTGGTGAAGCGCTTCCAGAACAGGCTGTAGAGGATCGTCGGGAGGTTGGCGGAGGCGGCGACCGCGAAGGCGAGGGCGACCAGGCCGGCCACGTTCAGGTCGCGGGCGAGGGCTCCGAGGCCGATGGAGACGACACCGATGAAGACGGTCGCCCAGCGGGCCGCGCGCACTTCCTCGGCGCCGGATGCCTTCCCCTTGCGGATGACGTTGGCGTAGATGTCGTGCGCGAAGGAGGACGAGGAGGCGAGGGTGAGGCCGGCCACCACGGCGAGGATGGTCGCGAAGGCCACCGCCGAGATCGTGGCGAGCAGGATCGCGCCCCAGGTCGAGTCGACACCACCCAGGTGCAGGGCGAGCAGGGGTGCCGCCGTGTTGCCGGACGGGTTGGACGCGATGATCTCGTCCTGGGAGATCAGCGCGGCGGCGCCGAAGCCGAGGGCGATGGTCATCAGGTAGAAGCCGCCGATGATGCCGATCGCCCAGTTCACGGACTTACGGGCGGCCTTGGCGTCGGGCACGGTGTAGAAGCGGATCAGGATGTGCGGCAGGCCGGCGGTGCCGAGGACCAGGGCGATGCCGAGGGAGATGAAGTCCAGCTTGGAGGTGCCGGTCGCGCCGTACTGCAGGCCGGGCTCCAGGAAGGCGGCGCCCTTGCCGCTGTTCTCGGCGGCCTGGCCGAGCAGGTCGGAGATGTTGAAGTTGAACTTCAGCAGCACCAGGAAGGTGATCAGGATGGTGCCGCCGATGAGCAGCACGGCCTTGACCATCTGCACCCAGGTGGTGCCCTTCATGCCGCCGATGGAGACGTAGACGATCATCAGGATGCCGACGAGGGCGACGATGAGGATCTTGCCGGCGTCGGTGGTGATGCCGAGCAGCAGCGAGACGAGGACGCCCGCTCCGGCCATCTGGGCCAGCAGGTAGAAGATCGACACCACGATCGTGGAGGTGCCGGCGGCGGTGCGGACCGGGCGCTGGCGCATGCGGTACGCGAGGACGTCGCCCATGGTGTAGCGGCCGGAGTTGCGCAGTGGTTCGGCCACCAGGAGCAGGGCGACGAGCCAGGCGACCAGGAAGCCGATGGAGTAGAGGAAGCCGTCGTATCCGAAGAGGGCGATGGCGCCCGCGATGCCGAGGAACGACGCGGCGGACATGTAGTCGCCGGAGACGGCGAGTCCGTTCTGGAAGGCGCTGAACTGGCGGCCTCCGGCGTAGAAGTCGGCCGCGTCCTTGGTCTGGCGGCCCGCCCAGATGGTGATGCCGAGGGTCGCGACGACGAACAGCGCGAACAGGGTGATGATCAGCGGGCGGTGCTCGCTGGCCTCGTTCGCGGCGAGGAAGGTCTGCTGTACGGGGCTCATGCGCCGCTCTCCATCCGGGTCTTGATGGCCTCGGCCTTGGGGTCGAGCTTCGCGGCGGCGTGCCGCGAGTACCACCAGGCGATGAGGAACGTGGTGACGAACTGTGCGACGCCGAGGATGAAGGCGACGTTGATGTTGCCGAAGAGCTTGGTGCCCATGAAGCCGCCCGCGTAGTTCGAGAGCAGGACGTACAGCAGGTACCAGGCGATGAAGCCGACGGTCAGCGGGAAGGCGAAGGAGCGGTAGGAGCGGCGCAGTTCACCGAACTCCGCGCTCTCGTGCACCTCCGCGAACTCCTCGGGTGAGGGGAGCTTGTGTTGCTCTTTCGAGGGGGGCGGTGCGTCGGTGGCCACGGAGTCTCCTCGCAATGACGGAAGCGATTGGGAACGGGGGCGGAGGCGAGAGACCTCGCGCTCCTTGTTCAACGTCACGGCGGCACGCGGGAACCGGTTCAAACACCCGGCGTTCTTTCCGAAGTCGTTTCGGCAAAGCGTTGCTGGCCAGCGAGAGGCCGGGATAGCTTCACCCTGCACCACCACGTCATGTACCTGCCCGAGCACCACCTGTGCCTCGGGCCGGTTTCGTTTCCGGAGGATGTGGAGACCCCATGTCTCACTTGCGTTCCAGACGCCGGCTGGCTCTCGCCGTGCCCGTCGTGCTGTCCCTGACGGCCTCTCTCGGCTTCCTGCCGGCCGCCGCGTCGGCGGCCCCGCAGGCGGCGCCGGCCACGCGGACGGCGGACGCGCCGAAGCTGGCGTACGTCGTCAACACCAAGGTGGACCGCCACACGATCGCCTCGGTGAAGAAGGCGATCGCGCAGGCCGGCGGCTCGGTCGTGGCCACGTACCAGCGGATCGGCGTGATCGTCGTCCACTCCTCGAATCCCGACTTCGCCACGTCGATCCGCAAGGCCCGCGGGGTGCAGTCCGCGGGTGCGACCCGGACGGCGCCGCTGACGGCCGCGGGGACGAAGGAGGAGGGCGCGGTCGAGTACCTGACGGCCGCCCAGGCCAAGCGCACCGAGGCCGCCTCGGCGAAGACGCCCGAGAGTGAGCCCCTTGAGGCGGATCAGTGGGACCTGCGCGCGATCGGCGCCGACAAGGCCGCCCAGATCAACCCGGGCAGCCGCAAGGTGACCGTCGCCGTGATCGACACGGGTGTGGACGACACCCACCCCGACATCGCCCCGAACTTCTCCGCGTCGCAGTCCGCCAACTGCGCCGGCGGCAAGCCCGACACCAGCGAGGGCGCCTGGCGGCCGTACACCCCCGAGGACTACCACGGCACGCATGTCGCGGGTGAGATAGCCGCCGCCCGCAACGGCATAGGCGTCGCGGGCGTCGCTCCCGGTGTGAAGGTGTCCAGCATCAACGTGACCGACCGGGCGAACGGCCTCTTCTACCCGGAGAGCGTCGTCTGCGCGTTCGTGTTCGCCGCCGACCACGGCGTCGAGATCACGAACAACAGCTACTACGTCGACCCGTGGCTCTACAACTGCATGGACGACCCGGACCAGCGCGCCGTCGTCACCGCGGTCAACAGGGCGCAGCTGTACGCCCAGAAGAAGGGCACGCTGAACGTCGCCGCGGCCGGCAACTCCAACCACGACCTGGACGCGGACGCGATCGTCGACGACTCCAGCCCGAACGACACCACGCCCGCCGAGCGCACGATCGACCCGCACGAGTGCCTCGACATACCGACCCAGCTGCCGGGTGTCGTCACGGTGAGCTCCACGGGCGTCGACAACGTGAAGTCGTACTTCTCGACGTACGGCAAGGGCGTCGTCGACGTCGCCGCGCCGGGTGGTGACCGCCGCTACCAGATCCCGGACACACCCTCGAAGGACGGCCGCATCCTGTCCACCATGCCGAACGGCGCGTGGGGCTTCCTGCAGGGCACCTCGATGGCCTCGCCGCACGCCTCCGGCGTCGCCGCGCTGCTGAAGTCCAAGCACCCCTGGGCGTCCCCGGCCCAGCTCCAGGCGCTGCTGAAGGCGCAGGCCGACGAGACCGCCTGCCCCGCCTCCTACGACCAGGACGGTGACGGCACGCAGGACGCGGTCTGCGAGGGCGGCGAGCGCCTCAACGGCTTCTACGGCCACGGCATCGTCAACGCGCTGCGCGCGGTCAAGTGGCCCGGCCCGCCACCGAGACCCTCCGCAAGATCAGCACGTACCGTGAACGAACTGGAGACACCATGACTGCGCCGTACGCGCGCTACCGTCGCGCCGTCGCGATCCCGGCCGGGATGGCCATGGCCACGGCCCTCGCGTTCCTGCCGAACACCATGGCCACGGCCGCCGAGGACGCCCCGGCCCCCGCGTCGGCCCGGGCCGACGCGACCCCGCTCAGCTACGTCGTCAACGTCAAGCCGGGGCACCGTACTTCGGCGTACGTGAAGAAGGCCGTCGCCAAGGCCGGCGGTGTGGTCGTGACGTCGTACGACCAGATCGGCGTCATCGTCGTCCACTCCTCGAACGCCGACTTCGCCAAGACCATCCGCAAGGTGCGCGGCGTGCAGTCGGCGGGCGCCACCCGCACCGCGCCGCTGCCCTCGGCGTCGACGGCGTCGACGGGGGACCTGGGCGCGCCCAAGGTGCTGAGCGCGGCCGAGGTCGCGAAGGCCGAAGCGCCCGCCGGGCAGGACCCGTTGCAGCCTCAGCAGTGGGACCTGCCGGCCATCAAGGCGGACAAGGCGCACGAGAAGACGCTGGGCAGCAAGAAGGTCACGGTCGCCGTGATCGACACCGGTGTCGACGACACACACCCCGACATCGCGCCCAACTTCGACCGCAAGGCGTCGGTCAACTGTGTGTCGGGCAAGCCGGACACGGCCGACGGGGCCTGGCGGCCGAGCGCCGCGGAGAGCCCGCACGGCACGCACGTCGCCGGTGAGATCGCCGCCGCGAAGAACGGCGTCGGCATGACGGGTGTCGCGCCCGGGGTGAAGGTCTCCGGCATCAAGGTGTCCAACCCGGACGGCTTCTTCTACACGGAGGCCGTGGTCTGCGGCTTCGTGTGGGCGGCGGAGCACGGGGTCGACGTGACGAACAACAGCTATTACACGGACCCCTGGTACTTCAACTGCAAGAACGACCCGGACCAGAAGGCGCTCGTGGACGCCGTCACGCGGGCCGCGAAGTACGCGGAGAGGAAGGGCGCGGTCAACGTCGCCGCGGCCGGCAACGAGAACTACGACCTCGCCTCCGACGAGATCACCGACCCGTCGTCCCCGAACGACACCACGCCGGGCGACCGGGTCGTCGACCCCTCGAAGTGCCTCGACATCCCGACCCAGCTGCCGGGGGTCGTCACGGTCGCCTCGACGGGCGCGAAGGGCATCAAGTCGTCGTTCTCCAACTACGGTCTGGGCGTCGCGGACATAGCCGCCCCGGGCGGTGACTCGACCGCCTACCAGAAGCCGGAGGCGCCGGCCACGAGCGGCCTCATCCTGGGCACGCTGCCGGGCGGCAAGTGGGGCTACATGGCTGGTACGTCGATGGCGTCCCCGCACGTCGCGGGTGTCGCCGCCCTCATCAAGTCGACGCACCCGTACGCCTCCCCGGCGCTGGTGAAGGCGTTGCTGTACGCGGAGGCGGACGCCACGCCGTGCACGGACCCCTACGACATCAACGCCGACGGCAAGATCGACGCGGTGTGCGAGGGCTCCAAGAACCGCAACGGCTTCTACGGCTGGGGCATCGCGGACGCGCTGGACGCGGTGACCAAGTAGAGCTCGTGTGAAGGCGGAACGGGCCGGGCGGGGGTACCTGCCCGGCCCGTTCCGTGTCTGCGACAAGGGGCGCGTGGACAGAGTGGTGGCTGGGCGAACGGCCCGGGCATCGGCCCCGGCCGGGCCGAAGACGCCGAGGCCGCCCGCGGAACTGCGGCCGACGGACCGGCACAGGGAGGTGCGGCCGTGGTGGCCCGCCGCTTCCCGGGTCGGTCGAGGGTGGTCGGCTGACTTGCCCGGCCGTGTGGAGGTTGGTGAAGATCCTGGGGTGACTCTGACAAGACCCACGCCCGGGGGGCCCGATCCGCAGGGGCCGGTGCCGCGTGCCGGTGCGGGGCGGGCCGTCGCCGTTCTGATGCTGGTGGCCCTGGCCGCGCTGATCCCGCTGCTCGGCCCGTCCGCCGCGCTGCACGGCACCGGGGAGGCCGAAGCGCCCGGCACCGGCGGCATAGCCCTGCTGCGTACGGTGCTCTTCGCGGCGCTGTGCATACCCGTCGGCGAGCTGTTCGTGAACCGGCTGGCGCGTTCGCTGCCCGGCGGGCAGGGGCATCCGGCGCCCCGCAGCTGGGCCCCCTTCGCGGCCGCCGCCGGTTTCGCCGCCGCCCTGGGGCTCGCCTCGGTCGTGGCCACCGGCAATCTCGTGCCGGACCATGTGGCGGACATCGACGCCGGCGGGCTCTACGCGTCCCGGGACGGCAAGCTCGCCCTGCTGGAGGTCAACGCGTTCCTCGTGGCGGGACTGTGCGCCATGTCGCGCCGGCCGGTCACGCAGGTGTGGCCGCTGGCCGCCGTGGTCGTCGCCGAGGCCCTGCGCGCACACCCCACGACCGAGCACGGCCCGCTGACCGGCTCCGCGCTGACGCTCGTCCATCTGACGTGCGCGGCCCTGTGGGCGGGCGGCCTGCTGCACGCCCTGCGCACCCTCCGGCTGTGGCCCCGCACGGCGGGCGCGGCCCTGCTGGGTCTCTACGCGCGCGTGGCGCTCGTACTGCTCGCCGCCATCACCGCGACGGGCGTGTGCAGTTCACTGCGGCGGATGCCGCCGGAGACGATCCTGGAGCAGCTGACGGGAACGGCGTACGGGCGCGCACTGCTCGCCAAGGTGCTTCTCGTGGCGGTCGTCGCCACCCTCGCCGTGTGGGCCCGGCGGCGGCTGCGGCGGGCGGCCGACCCGCTGACCGCCTGTGCGCCGGCCCGGGCGGAGGTGGCCGTCCTGGGTCTGGCGGTCGCGGCGTCCGGACTGCTGACGGCGCTTCCGGTGCCCATCCGCTGGTGACAGCAGCGACCCCGGCGCGCTTCTCTCCGCCCGCGGCGTCGGATCCGTGGCGATCGACTGAGGATCGATCAGACGTACGCCCCGCGAACGGACAGACCGGACAACCCGCCTGAGGGGCCATCGGAAGGGCCCGGCGGGCGCACCTGGCGGACGGCGGTGTCAGTCACGGCCCGTATCCTCAGGGACCATGCTGGAAGACCTGACGACCGCAGTGTTCTCTGCCACGCCGTGGCCGGCCGCGTATCCCAAGGGGTACGCGGTCGTTGACGTGGAGACCACGGGCCTGGCCCGGGACGACCGCATCATCTCCGCGGCGGTCTACCGGCTGGACGAGCGCGGCGAGGTCGAGGACCACTGGTACACGACGGTCAACCCCGAGCGCGACCCGGGTCCCGTGTGGATCCACGGACTGACGAGCGAGGCGCTCGAAGGGGCGCCCCTCTTCCCGGAGATCGCCGAGGAGTTCACCGCCCGGCTGGCGGGGCGCGTGCTCGTCGCGCACAACGCCGTCTTCGACTGGCAGATGATCGCCCGGGAG
It encodes the following:
- a CDS encoding S8 family serine peptidase: MSHLRSRRRLALAVPVVLSLTASLGFLPAAASAAPQAAPATRTADAPKLAYVVNTKVDRHTIASVKKAIAQAGGSVVATYQRIGVIVVHSSNPDFATSIRKARGVQSAGATRTAPLTAAGTKEEGAVEYLTAAQAKRTEAASAKTPESEPLEADQWDLRAIGADKAAQINPGSRKVTVAVIDTGVDDTHPDIAPNFSASQSANCAGGKPDTSEGAWRPYTPEDYHGTHVAGEIAAARNGIGVAGVAPGVKVSSINVTDRANGLFYPESVVCAFVFAADHGVEITNNSYYVDPWLYNCMDDPDQRAVVTAVNRAQLYAQKKGTLNVAAAGNSNHDLDADAIVDDSSPNDTTPAERTIDPHECLDIPTQLPGVVTVSSTGVDNVKSYFSTYGKGVVDVAAPGGDRRYQIPDTPSKDGRILSTMPNGAWGFLQGTSMASPHASGVAALLKSKHPWASPAQLQALLKAQADETACPASYDQDGDGTQDAVCEGGERLNGFYGHGIVNALRAVKWPGPPPRPSARSARTVNELETP
- a CDS encoding cation acetate symporter → MSPVQQTFLAANEASEHRPLIITLFALFVVATLGITIWAGRQTKDAADFYAGGRQFSAFQNGLAVSGDYMSAASFLGIAGAIALFGYDGFLYSIGFLVAWLVALLLVAEPLRNSGRYTMGDVLAYRMRQRPVRTAAGTSTIVVSIFYLLAQMAGAGVLVSLLLGITTDAGKILIVALVGILMIVYVSIGGMKGTTWVQMVKAVLLIGGTILITFLVLLKFNFNISDLLGQAAENSGKGAAFLEPGLQYGATGTSKLDFISLGIALVLGTAGLPHILIRFYTVPDAKAARKSVNWAIGIIGGFYLMTIALGFGAAALISQDEIIASNPSGNTAAPLLALHLGGVDSTWGAILLATISAVAFATILAVVAGLTLASSSSFAHDIYANVIRKGKASGAEEVRAARWATVFIGVVSIGLGALARDLNVAGLVALAFAVAASANLPTILYSLFWKRFTTQGALWSIYGGLIVAVGLVLFSPVVSGDPKAMFPEVDFAWFPLKNPGIISIPFGFLMGWLGTVLSKEEPDAKKYAELEVRSLTGTGAH
- the moaA gene encoding GTP 3',8-cyclase MoaA, translated to MLIDTYGRVATDLRVSLTDRCNLRCTYCMPEEGLQWLAKPDLLTDDEIVRLIDIAVTSLGIEEVRFTGGEPLLRPGLVGIVERVAALDPRPQMSLTTNGIGLKRTAAALKTAGLDRVNVSLDTLRPEVFKTLTRRDRHKDVIEGLYAARDAGLTPVKVNSVLMPGLNDDEAPDLLAWAVEHDYELRFIEQMPLDAQHGWKRDGMITAGDILASLRTRFELTAEGEEKRGSAPAERWLVDGGPHVVGVIASVTRPFCSACDRTRLTADGQVRTCLFAREETDLRAALRSGAPDEEIARIWRLAMWGKKAGAGLDDPTFVQPDRPMSAIGG
- a CDS encoding DUF485 domain-containing protein gives rise to the protein MATDAPPPSKEQHKLPSPEEFAEVHESAEFGELRRSYRSFAFPLTVGFIAWYLLYVLLSNYAGGFMGTKLFGNINVAFILGVAQFVTTFLIAWWYSRHAAAKLDPKAEAIKTRMESGA
- a CDS encoding GlsB/YeaQ/YmgE family stress response membrane protein codes for the protein MGWLWAIIVGLVLGLIAKAIIPGKQHVPLWLTVILGMIGAIAGNAIARAAGIDATSGIDWWRHVFQLVMAVILVGLGDRAWTAVRGDKRRA
- the tyrS gene encoding tyrosine--tRNA ligase produces the protein MTDIVDELKWRGLFALSTDEDALRKALADGPVTFYCGFDPTAPSLHVGHLVQVLTVRRLQQAGHRPLALVGGATGLIGDPRPTAERTLNDPETVTGWVAKLRAQIEPFLDFEGENAAVMVNNLDWTENLSAIEFLRDIGKHFRVNKMLTKDSVARRLESSEGISYTEFSYQLLQGMDFLQLYRRYGCTLQQGGSDQWGNLTAGLDLIHRLEPDATAHALATPLMTKADGTKFGKTEGGAVWLDPEMTTPYAFYQFWLNVDDRDISRYMRILSFRSREELEELERQTEERPQARAAQRALAEELTTLVHGAGQTAAVIAASKALFGQGELAELDERTLAAALSEVPHVQVAELGPAVDLFAEVGLVASKSAARRTVKEGGAYVNNVKVAGEDAVPAKEDLLHGRWLVLRRGKKNLAAVEVTGV
- a CDS encoding CopD family protein, with translation MTLTRPTPGGPDPQGPVPRAGAGRAVAVLMLVALAALIPLLGPSAALHGTGEAEAPGTGGIALLRTVLFAALCIPVGELFVNRLARSLPGGQGHPAPRSWAPFAAAAGFAAALGLASVVATGNLVPDHVADIDAGGLYASRDGKLALLEVNAFLVAGLCAMSRRPVTQVWPLAAVVVAEALRAHPTTEHGPLTGSALTLVHLTCAALWAGGLLHALRTLRLWPRTAGAALLGLYARVALVLLAAITATGVCSSLRRMPPETILEQLTGTAYGRALLAKVLLVAVVATLAVWARRRLRRAADPLTACAPARAEVAVLGLAVAASGLLTALPVPIRW
- a CDS encoding DUF3099 domain-containing protein — its product is MRKQHGGGNVQVFRITGARTGLQEDVRGRQRRYVISMTVRTISVILAATLWNVERHVAIVALVLGLVLPYVAVVIANAGRENAPSLPSTFVAPPVRPMISPPAPGDGPAESGAEDAVSEPVPGGRGETPER
- a CDS encoding S8 family peptidase, with translation MTAPYARYRRAVAIPAGMAMATALAFLPNTMATAAEDAPAPASARADATPLSYVVNVKPGHRTSAYVKKAVAKAGGVVVTSYDQIGVIVVHSSNADFAKTIRKVRGVQSAGATRTAPLPSASTASTGDLGAPKVLSAAEVAKAEAPAGQDPLQPQQWDLPAIKADKAHEKTLGSKKVTVAVIDTGVDDTHPDIAPNFDRKASVNCVSGKPDTADGAWRPSAAESPHGTHVAGEIAAAKNGVGMTGVAPGVKVSGIKVSNPDGFFYTEAVVCGFVWAAEHGVDVTNNSYYTDPWYFNCKNDPDQKALVDAVTRAAKYAERKGAVNVAAAGNENYDLASDEITDPSSPNDTTPGDRVVDPSKCLDIPTQLPGVVTVASTGAKGIKSSFSNYGLGVADIAAPGGDSTAYQKPEAPATSGLILGTLPGGKWGYMAGTSMASPHVAGVAALIKSTHPYASPALVKALLYAEADATPCTDPYDINADGKIDAVCEGSKNRNGFYGWGIADALDAVTK